From Candidatus Tisiphia endosymbiont of Melanophora roralis, a single genomic window includes:
- the rpsJ gene encoding 30S ribosomal protein S10, giving the protein MKNNQKIKIRLKSFDHRSLEQGTREIVGAVKRTGADIIGPIPLPRTIERFTVNRSPHVNKKSREQFEIRIQKRLLIISYPTPQTVDALKKVDLPAGVDVEIKLESVE; this is encoded by the coding sequence ATGAAAAATAATCAAAAAATCAAAATTCGTTTAAAGTCGTTTGATCACCGCTCGCTTGAGCAAGGTACTAGAGAAATAGTAGGGGCTGTTAAAAGAACCGGTGCTGATATAATTGGTCCAATTCCGTTGCCAAGGACAATTGAGAGATTTACCGTTAATAGGTCTCCGCATGTCAATAAAAAATCAAGGGAGCAATTTGAGATTAGAATTCAGAAAAGACTTTTGATAATAAGTTATCCAACTCCTCAGACTGTTGATGCTTTAAAAAAAGTTGATTTGCCTGCTGGTGTTGATGTTGAGATTAAGTTAGAGAGTGTTGAGTAA
- the tuf gene encoding elongation factor Tu, with protein sequence MAKVKFERDLPHCNIGTIGHVDHGKTSLTAAITLVLSKEGGAQATNYDDIDKAPEERERGITIATAHVEYRTKKRHYAHIDCPGHADYIKNMISGAAQMDAAILVVSAADGPMPQTREHILLAKQVGVPAIVVFLNKVDMVDDPELLDLVEMEVRELLSMYDFPGDDIPVIRGSALQALEGKPEGEAAIKELMNAIDEYIPQPERDTDKPFLMSIEDVFSISGRGTVVTGRIEKGIVKVGEEVEIVGIRDTQKTTCTGVEMFKKLLDQGEAGDNVGILLRGTKREDVCRGQVLAKPGSITPHTEFEAEVYVLTTKEGGRHTAFTDKYRPQFYFRTTDVTGEITLKDGKTMVMPGDNANLKIALIAPIAMEEGVRFAIREGGRTVGAGVVSKIIK encoded by the coding sequence ATGGCAAAGGTAAAATTTGAAAGGGATCTACCCCATTGTAATATAGGTACTATAGGACACGTAGATCATGGTAAGACTTCTTTAACAGCTGCAATAACTTTAGTGTTATCAAAAGAAGGTGGAGCACAGGCTACTAATTATGATGACATTGATAAAGCTCCTGAAGAGAGGGAAAGGGGTATAACTATTGCTACTGCTCACGTTGAATATAGAACTAAAAAAAGGCATTATGCTCACATTGACTGTCCTGGTCACGCAGATTATATAAAGAATATGATAAGTGGTGCAGCTCAAATGGATGCTGCTATATTGGTAGTATCTGCTGCTGATGGTCCAATGCCTCAAACAAGGGAACATATATTGCTTGCTAAGCAAGTTGGCGTACCTGCAATAGTTGTATTTTTGAATAAAGTTGATATGGTTGATGATCCAGAATTGCTTGACTTAGTAGAAATGGAAGTCAGAGAACTTTTATCAATGTATGATTTTCCTGGAGATGATATACCAGTTATCAGAGGTTCAGCTTTACAGGCTCTAGAAGGAAAACCTGAAGGTGAAGCTGCGATTAAAGAGTTGATGAATGCTATTGATGAATATATACCTCAACCTGAGAGAGATACAGATAAACCTTTCTTAATGTCAATAGAAGATGTATTTTCTATTTCTGGAAGAGGTACGGTTGTTACTGGTAGAATCGAAAAAGGTATAGTAAAAGTTGGTGAAGAGGTAGAGATTGTCGGTATAAGAGATACTCAAAAAACTACTTGTACTGGTGTGGAAATGTTTAAGAAGCTATTAGATCAAGGTGAAGCCGGTGATAATGTTGGTATATTACTGCGTGGAACTAAAAGAGAAGATGTATGCAGAGGTCAAGTGTTAGCTAAGCCTGGAAGTATAACTCCGCATACTGAGTTTGAAGCTGAAGTTTATGTACTTACCACAAAAGAAGGTGGTCGTCATACAGCATTTACAGATAAATATCGACCACAGTTTTATTTTAGAACGACTGATGTAACTGGAGAAATCACTTTGAAAGATGGTAAAACAATGGTGATGCCTGGTGATAATGCGAATCTGAAAATTGCATTGATCGCTCCAATAGCTATGGAAGAGGGCGTACGTTTTGCTATACGTGAAGGTGGTAGGACAGTAGGAGCCGGTGTAGTATCAAAGATTATAAAATAA
- the rlmB gene encoding 23S rRNA (guanosine(2251)-2'-O)-methyltransferase RlmB has protein sequence MRNKAKISKDLHYIYGKHPVFAALSNPKRYIQNVLCTEDIFNLHKNLISNHPYEITNIDYLTRLFGSNHNHQGIAANVKSIFSNRIEDIDITIPNCKVAILDQITDPQNIGAIIRSAASFDITTIILPLDNAPDENATIAKTASGALELVQMVKVTNLRWSIEYLKKHGFWIIGLDGNAKQSLSTKIFSDKMAIVLGSEDKGIRRLVKEACDHLVKIPISSKVESLNVSNAAAIAFYLISLEAK, from the coding sequence ATGAGAAATAAAGCTAAAATTTCTAAAGATTTGCACTATATATACGGCAAACATCCAGTATTTGCAGCATTAAGCAACCCAAAACGTTATATTCAAAATGTTTTATGTACAGAAGATATTTTCAATTTGCACAAAAATTTAATCTCTAACCACCCGTATGAGATTACCAACATAGATTACTTAACCCGTCTTTTTGGTTCAAATCATAATCATCAGGGAATAGCCGCTAACGTTAAAAGTATCTTCTCTAATCGTATTGAAGATATTGACATAACTATTCCTAATTGTAAAGTTGCTATTTTGGATCAAATAACCGATCCACAAAATATTGGTGCTATTATTCGTAGTGCAGCTTCTTTTGACATCACGACCATAATATTACCTCTAGATAATGCACCTGATGAAAATGCTACCATAGCAAAAACAGCTTCTGGAGCTTTAGAGCTAGTACAAATGGTTAAAGTCACTAATTTAAGGTGGTCAATAGAATATCTAAAAAAACATGGGTTTTGGATTATTGGTCTTGATGGCAACGCAAAACAATCTTTAAGTACAAAAATATTTTCAGATAAAATGGCAATAGTACTTGGCTCTGAAGATAAAGGAATCAGACGTCTAGTTAAAGAAGCATGTGATCATTTAGTTAAAATACCCATTTCAAGTAAAGTAGAAAGCTTAAATGTCTCAAATGCTGCTGCAATAGCGTTTTATTTGATTTCATTAGAGGCAAAATAA